Sequence from the Ascaphus truei isolate aAscTru1 chromosome 3, aAscTru1.hap1, whole genome shotgun sequence genome:
AGCATTATGTATTAATTAATTCATCATTACATTTCAATTACGAGTGCTGTCAAAAGGGTGTTCTTGTCTCCTTGTTTCTACCaacaacattagattgtaagctcttcggagcagggactccttttcctaaatgttacttttatgtctgaagcacttcttccctttgtgttatttatatcttattatttatgattgtcactattactgctttgaagcgctatgtacattaatggtgctatataaataaagacatacatacatacatacattgacaTACTACAATAGATTGGGGTTATGATAGGTCAAGACTCTTTCTGGGTCTGTGACTGTGCAGACCTACAAAGAGGACGTAATTGGAGAGCTACTACTAAAAGGAACATATGCGTTGTTTAGAAGGCAATAAACGATCGCCAGACCCTGGGCTGTCAGACTCAAAAAAAACTAACATTCCTGAGACATCCCTTGTGCATCACAAAGAGGGAGTGACACACAGGTCACCGCTTACTTGgatgactttattaaaaatgagaatatcatgtgatgtcatcttatgtgcataataaaaataacatatgTATGATCAAATCAAACCATAGCACACACTACATGGGTAAGTGGTGCTAAGGATAGATAtctatttgtcatttaaatttaGTTGCCTGAGTCTATTGATATGATTTACGTGTGTCTAAGTGTTAGAGAAGGGAACTtatgagtgtgtttatatatctaGGCACCATTAAAAcgtctttttagagagaagtcgtaaaactgtcaatctaGTAGCTGACCTATGACAGGGGTGTGCTTATGTTTTTCCGTTTGCAGGTCACATgatcacaggtgtgccgtacgtgacaatcAGTTAGAGATTATTTTTTTTGCTGTATTATATTCAGGGCTTTCGAAATCTCACGGGTCATTTCTTCATGTGCAGTTCTACTAACAGGCAAAGGTGTCACATTCTTATGACATCATTGTACATTGTAAGGTCGCTGGTGCGTCTATCCTGAAGTGATTGCAGAAGAGTGcaacttttttatatatttgcgaAACACTTCGTCCCTAATCCCATAAATGAAAGGACTGAGAAACCGAGGGAAACACATGAATAGGAGGAAGTTGGCTATGGCCAAAAAAGTAAAATAATCTTTGAGGTATGTCTCCGTAAAGTGAGAGCTGAAAGCGGTCATGCATAACAGGAGCTGGAAAGCGTGGAGCATGACTGTTTTCCCAGCCGTGAAGGCAGAAGATTTGCCTGAGCCAAGCTTTCGTGCAACCAGCATTATCCTAATGTATGTGTACACGATTATCAGGCCCACCAGGGTAAAGCTGAGGATGAGGGTGATTGATCTCATGGTGTTTTGCACTGGGGCCTTCAATAATCTTGCCCAGCTACAAATCACATTAAGAGAGAAATACTTTGTCTCAACTGAGGAGCTTAGGACAATGAAATCAGCAATATTAGGAATGAGTCCCACTGCCCATATAACTGCAATGGCAGCATGAGATCTCTGTGGGGTGCAAAGCTCTGCATGTCTTAGTGGGTAGCAAATGGCTACATAGCGTTCAAGGGCCATGACGGCCAGGTTATATGGGGTGACAATAAATGAAATAGAGCCAATAGTCACTAAGACATAGCATAATGACACAGGGAGGTATACCTTGTATGAGACAGCCACCAACAAAGTGAGCCCCAGGATGAGATACAGTGTGTCATTAATTAGCATATGGACAAAAAGGACATAGCGAGTGTTCTCTCGAATATGAGCTGTGGTAAAGTAGACATAGAGTATAATTGTAAGGAAGTACAAGAAGAAGCAGAAGCAGAGGACCAACAATATTAGAAGGGCCATCCTCACAGTCTCAGTGTACTTGTTGCTATCGACAGACACTTGGGTGATATTGCTGTACAGAGTCGTAGGGTTCGCCATTTGCTGAATGACTGCGGTTGGGTTTTCTTGTGGATTTGAAACTtgtaacaacaaaaaaagaaaaagtatgaTCAGCGCAGAACAAAAAAACTATTCCGAAGGCATGAACATGTGGAAACATCTTAATTTTTTTATTGCTCGGTCTTtcgtttaaaaacaaaataaaatccaTACTTGCCgtaaataattaaaaagcaaaGACAGCTGAAAATAGTCCTCAATGTAAAAAGGACTAATCTGATTTGTACAGACAGTCACATTATAAAGGGCAATAAAATGTCCTTTCTTGTCATTTTACGCTTTTTGGATAATGAGTAGAGCTGGACAGTGGCTAATAGTGCACTTTGCCATTAAAAATTCCCAATAAAacacatgtataaaaaaaaaagtccagtacataacaaataataaaaaaaa
This genomic interval carries:
- the LOC142490817 gene encoding odorant receptor 131-2-like, yielding MANPTTLYSNITQVSVDSNKYTETVRMALLILLVLCFCFFLYFLTIILYVYFTTAHIRENTRYVLFVHMLINDTLYLILGLTLLVAVSYKVYLPVSLCYVLVTIGSISFIVTPYNLAVMALERYVAICYPLRHAELCTPQRSHAAIAVIWAVGLIPNIADFIVLSSSVETKYFSLNVICSWARLLKAPVQNTMRSITLILSFTLVGLIIVYTYIRIMLVARKLGSGKSSAFTAGKTVMLHAFQLLLCMTAFSSHFTETYLKDYFTFLAIANFLLFMCFPRFLSPFIYGIRDEVFRKYIKKLHSSAITSG